From Oncorhynchus mykiss isolate Arlee chromosome 6, USDA_OmykA_1.1, whole genome shotgun sequence, the proteins below share one genomic window:
- the LOC110526955 gene encoding stereocilin yields the protein MGSLKTLGLLPSKSMGLPSLQKPVDRHRLSGFLYNISMYLQEMGAELEERQLVSDEEQLWEKVLQSFIQSEGGAALNQWDTREPPRPSVRLQDWFLSLRGSPHWDGLLGLLQSLMSLSERQPHRPLLDFLSQNWRTVSALLEAALQALVSGTYGQASAGLQGFICALRGRNECAFSVSWLTQFLRFMETRNWKPVVNLHPAGMGANQRRGSAAFGRLKPFSMPPKALRDEGLSRNATQGDVGDRRDMGGDLDSLHTLLLQALSRSDGGQRAGQLAEQNPALLQGLDGLRRGFLHRVGSSVYGNLRRKVSRVTMALLDDVSSVVDVTQLKHKGRCSVGDLRQLILWGIRHNVTWNAQALGFNSQGPPSTPPFLSCPAIEGESGDPRPPPRPSRPRPALSQRRAPKQKQPPTSTPVPRSSRLLKPQSEAVEVGHSHLREMGYFASAEILEAACNASIPGLTGVSNFTVFLYCNLFDGDDGSVDPEVGQVGPDLHATCSDAAWYLSAAEDDFLWVHVCSEFFAHQFNNTVCANTSFWLQRAHQAAEMKDYHYFNQSSIGDLCVQLSGEVVEGGGSPGPDEACLAQLGTRSLSAQDFRRCFLPNTSALVSALCGSESPEAHPSHPSLPEGSWAAEYCSRLHNFSHPESIEDTCNYRKWSLQHFTNATLLELCGSTEGLREYVCSNATLYRRLLSAYPQFSDLCVDLDVEQEDRKCFLQWFFDMLPAPYDFDTSQLCVSPAPLLLEALHRLSVCEVDGGERGGWVGAVGYVLRVLDFVVGLSAGLDEGEGEVRQGLGQAILLSSLLDNASFWATLRPDASLSVLQTVGLFLRREQSAALKEDLLSCFSPVLWDLIEREDNSSALRVLMQEYLQMPRESIRTLVMSAEKDAVKRFLSHMHQSWDQLHVETTQRELQAMETMTSAFIHKFPRVTPDLFVDLSQFIPFMSVSDIMSFPTSLMVNTSVLMAIRDHSTEMKSPQKQAFVKRLLQSSVVGDVPSWPPYFLSSILPLLPHLPVSQFQQLTSDQLPVYYTRETRALFLNRLGVLVCYLKPEELRPFLLASPVSSALWQQLALCVSEGLISDSGKAVRPLNASTLPPPALATLRGLLPQLGSSFLQSLPSLQLLDLLTQPGLPSFSPAQLTMDTLCRLKPLLPGLSPAVLRGIHWSEISGTTHCQCWHTLLADLKPAHRAMLHRALQEALASNSRNFTVQLQCLLPFVPLRELIEVLDRETFLRDMSLYRDLPWSPQQAQLLFKRIHQSEIITRDTRKCVVEELRKRPEEDLDGISPWFAAELPVNLIESLSNTSLTAILAHIQQHFVDFLKLPRHKQMALAEKAITVLSTSQGLAERELRVASVDLLGPLLPFLDRDTLGLVDRGALGLQLDELRGYCLPWDTLKDLEMVEWEAWGGCELVMAALGLWVYVMYAFITESWCVCVYCREASAWTVGDVELVGRLLFTLSPKQINSIPLVVLSADTVEEVLAGQWRWENSDVGQACMSQCVDQKGQRERIHSLIRGVVRAQSRRKVPSCGDIRGTFPSAWTANQLSRMAGEELRQCVEVIGQDASLSPEQRRALWVKLRQAYSPVRGLRPEQVLGLGCLVTELGERELQDINLTDLGVLAYLGALTDWSPKKMRAAVVGVMRKQKLKVEQLGAVEVASLGHLLCGLTLSEINRLDPYNLSMAALFLRELALPCSEQQMEALTARLSSPQAFGPVSTWGPEVFTEIGTLAAGLEDMVLSALVQEQMEGLIPEAIALIPPTKMAVVFSAVQLSWLNVEQAWVVTEKQWAELNSGQRHALGLAQYEGDVLLEHRGRNVAPATRSADSLTVCLLSLCCMLWQLSCNTQ from the exons ATGGGAAGTCTGAAGACCCTGGGCCTGCTGCCCAGTAAGAGCATGggcctcccctccctccagaAGCCTGTGGACAGGCACCGTCTGTCAGGCTTCCTCTACAATATCTCCATGTACCTCCAGGAGATGGGTGCTGAGCTGGAGGAGCGACAGCTCGTCTCTGACGAGGAACAACTGTGGGAGAAGGTATTGCAGTCCTTTATCCAGTCAGAGGGGGGCGCTGCGCTGAACCAGTGGGACACCCGGGAGCCCCCCAGGCCCAGCGTCAGACTCCAGGACTGGTTCCTGTCCCTGAGAGGCAGCCCTCACTGGGACGGGCTGCTGGGGCTTCTGCAGAGCCTCATGTCCCTGTCTGAGCGGCAACCCCACAGGCCCCTGCTTGACTTCCTGTCCCAGAACTGGAGGACAGTGAGTGCCCTGCTTGAGGCGGCCCTGCAGGCGCTGGTCAGCGGGACCTATGGCCAGGCCAGCGCCGGGCTGCAGGGCTTCATCTGTGCCCTTAGGGGCCGCAATGAATGTGCCTTCAGTGTCAGCTGGCTAACACAGTTTCTCCGCTTCATGGAGACACGCAACTGGAAGCCCGTGGTGAACCTGCaccctgcggggatgggggccaACCAGAGAAGGGGCTCAGCTGCTTTTGGGCGCCTGAAACCCTTCAGCATGCCCCCCAAGGCCCTGAGAGATGAGGGGTTGTCTCGGAATGCCACTCAAGGGGATGTTGGGGACAGAAGGGACATGGGGGGAGACCTGGACTCCCTTCATACACTGCTCCTGCAGGCTTTATCACGCTCTGATGGGGGGCAGAGGGCGGGGCAGCTGGCAGAGCAAAACCCTGCCCTGCTGCAGGGATTGGACGGCCTCAGAAGGGGATTCTTGCACAGGGTGGGCAGCTCCGTGTACGGCAACCTGAGGAGAAAGGTGTCCCGTGTTACCATGGCGCTGCTTGATGATGTCAGCAGCGTGGTGGACGTGACACAGCTCAAACATAAGGGCAGATGTTCCGTAG GTGACCTGAGACAGCTAATCTTATG GGGGATTAGACATAATGTCACATGGAATGCTCAGGCTCTGGGCTTCAACTCACAGGGGCCTCCCAgcacccctcccttcctctcctgccCAGCCATAGAGGGTGAGAGCGGGGACCCTAGACCCCCACCACGCCCCTCTCGCCCTAGACCAGCCCTGTCACAGCGCAGGGCACCCAAACAGAAACAACCACCCACCTCAACCCCAGTACCCCGCAGTTCCCGTCTCCTCAAGCCCCAGTCCGAGGCAGTAGAAGTTGGCCACAGCCACCTGAGAGAGATGGGGTACTTTGCCTCAGCAGAGATCCTGGAAGCAGCGTGTAACGCCTCTATCCCAGGCCTTACAGGTGTGTCCAACTTCACTGTGTTCCTCTACTGTAACCTGTTTGACGGGGACGATGGGTCTGTGGACCCGGAGGTTGGTCAGGTTGGACCCGACCTACACGCCACGTGTTCCGACGCCGCCTGGTACCTGTCTGCAGCCGAGGATGACTTCCTGTGGGTCCACGTCTGCAGCGAGTTCTTCGCTCACCAGTTCAACAACACTGTGTGTGCCAACACCTCCTTTTGGCTGCAGAGAGCACACCAG GCTGCAGAGATGAAGGACTACCACTACTTCAACCAGTCCAGTATAGGTGACCTGTGTGTGCAGCTGTcaggggaggtggtggagggcGGGGGCAGCCCAGGGCCTGACGAAGCCTGCCTGGCCCAGCTGGGCACCAGGTCACTCAGCGCCCAGGACTTCAGACGCTGCTTCCTGCCCAACACTTCTGCTCTGGTCTCAGCCCTGTGTGGCAGCGAGTCCCCTGAGGCCCATCCCTCCCACCCATCCCTTCCGGAGGGCAGCTGGGCTGCAGAGTACTGCTCCAGACTCCACAACTTCTCCCACCCTGAATCCATAGAAGACACATGTAACTACAGGAAGTGGAGCCTGCAGCATTTCACCAACGCCACCCTACTGGAGCTCTGTGGCAGTACAGAGGGGCTGAGGGAGTATGTTTGTAGCAATGCCACCCTCTACCGCCGGCTACTCTCAGCCTATCCTCAGTTCTCTGACCTTTGCGTTGACCTGGATGTAGAACAGGAGGACAGGAAGTGCTTCCTCCAGTGGTTCTTTGACATGCTCCCGGCGCCGTACGACTTTGACACATCACAGCTGTGTGTGAGTCCTGCTCCGCTGCTCTTGGAGGCACTGCACAGGctgagtgtgtgtgaggtggatgggGGTGAACGCGGGGGCTGGGTTGGGGCTGTGGGTTACGTGCTGAGGGTACTGGACTTTGTGGTTGGGCTCTCGGCGGGATtggatgagggggagggggaggtgaggcAGGGCCTGGGCCAGGCCATCCTCCTTTCCAGTCTCCTTGACAACGCTTCATTCTGGGCAACTCTGCGTCCCGACGCATCACTGAGCGTGCTCCAAACCGTGGGCTTGTTCCTGCGCAGGGAACAGAGCGCAGCTCTCAAAGAGGACCTGCTCAGCTGCTTCAGT CCTGTATTATGGGACCTCATTGAGAGAGAGGACAACTCCTCTGCCCTCAGAGTCCTAATGCAG GAGTACCTCCAAATGCCCAGGGAGAGTATCCGCACACTGGTGATGTCAGCAGAGAAAGATGCGGTGAAGAGGTTTCTGTCTCACATGCACCAGAGCTGGGACCAGCTGCACGTAGAGACCACTCAG AGAGAACTGCAGGCCATGGAGACCATGACGTCCGCCTTCATCCACAAGTTCCCTcgtgtgacccctgacctcttcGTCGACCTATCACAGTTCATACCTTTCATGTCCGTCTCTGACATCATGAGCTTCCCCACCTCCCTGATGGTCAACACCAGTGT GTTGATGGCGATCCGTGACCACAGCACAGAGATGAAGTCTCCACAGAAACAGGCATTTGTGAAGAGGCTCCTGCAGTCCAGTGTAGTGGGAGATGTCCCTTCCTGGCCACCATATTTCCTCAGCTCCATCCTCCCACTGCTCCCACATCTCCCAGTCAGCCAATTTCAACAGCTGACATCAGACCAG TTACCAGTGTATTACACCAGAGAGACGAGGGCATTATTTCTCAACAGGCTGGGAGTTCTGGTTTGTTACCTGAAACCAGAGGAGCTGCGTCCGTTTCTGCTGGCTTCCCCTGTGTCCTCTGCTCTTTGGCAGCAGctagctctctgtgtgtctgagggACTCATCAGTGATTCAGGCAAG GCGGTGCGGCCTCTGAATGCCAGCACTCTACCTCCTCCAGCACTGGCCACCCTCAGGGGTCTACTGCCCCAGCTAGGGTCTTCCTTCCTGCAGTCACTGCCCTCACTACAGCTCTTGGACCTGCTAACACAACCAGGTCTGCCCAGCTTCTCCCCAGCACAG CTCACCATGGATACACTGTGCAGGCTGAAACCCTTACTGCCTGGCCTGTCCCCTGCTGTGCTCAGAGGCATacactggtctgagatcagtggAACCACTCACTGCCAGTGCTGGCACACTCTACTGGCTGACCTGAAGCCTGCCCATAGAGCCATGCTCCACAGGGCACTGCAGGAG GCTTTAGCCAGCAACTCAAGGAACTTCACAGTGCAGCTCCAATGTCTCCTGCCGTTTGTGCCCCTGAGGGAGCTGATAGAGGTTCTGGATAGAGAGACATTCCTGAGAGATATGAGCCTGTACAGAGACCTGCCCTGGTCCCCCCAACAG GCTCAGCTACTTTTCAAGAGGATCCATCAATCTGAAATCATTACCAGAGACACT AGGAAATGCGTTGTAGAGGAGCTGCGGAAGAGACCAGAGGAAGACCTGGATGGTATAAGCCCCTGGTTTGCTGCAGAATTACC GGTGAACCTGATTGAGAGCCTGTCTAATACTTCACTGACAGCCATCCTGGCTCACATTCAGCAGCACTTTGTGGACTTCCTCAAGCTGCCCCGTCATAAGCAGATGGCCTTAGCAGAAAAGGCCATCACTGTGCTG AGCACCTCTCAGGGCCTGGCTGAGAGGGAGCTCAGGGTGGCCTCTGTGGACCTACTGGGGCCCCTGTTGCCCTTCCTGGACAGGGATACCCTGGGGCTGGTGGACAGAGGGGCCCTGGGGCTGCAACTGGATGAGCTGAGGGGGTACTGCCTGCCCTGGGACACCCTGAAGGACTTG GAGATGGTAGAGTGGGAGGCCTGGGGTGGTTGTGAGCTGGTTATGGCAGCACTGGGCCTGTGGGTATATGTCATGTATGCATTTATAACAGaaagctggtgtgtgtgtgtttattgtagAGAGGCATCGGCATGGACGGTTGGTGATGTGGAGCTTGTTGGCAGACTGTTGTTTactctctctccaaaacagaTCAACTCCATCCCACTG GTGGTGTTGAGTGCAGACACGGTGGAGGAGGTTCTGGCAGGTCAGTGGCGCTGGGAGAACAGTGATGTGGGTCAGGCCTGTATGTCCCAGTGTGTGGACCagaagggccagagagagaggatccACAGTCTGATACGGGGGGTTGTCAGAGCACAGAGCAGGAGAAAAG TCCCAAGCTGTGGTGACATAAGAGGCACCTTCCCCTCAGCATGGACAGCCAATCAGCTGAGCCGGATGGCAGGGGAGGAGTTGAGGCAGTGCGTGGAGGTCATAGGTCAGGACGCTTCACTGAGCCCTGAGCAGCGCCGAGCACTGTGGGTAAAGCTCAGGCAG GCCTACAGTCCAGTTAGAGGCCTGAGACCAGAGCAGGTCCTGGGGCTCGGCTGTCTGGTCACtgagctgggggagagagagctccAGGACATTAACCTGACTGACCTGGGTGTCCTGGCCTACCTGGGGGCTCTGACCGACTGGAGCCCAAAAAAG ATGAGAGCAGCAGTTGTTGGTGTGATGCGGAAGCAGAAGTTGAAGGTGGAGCAGCTCGGAGCTGTAGAAGTGGCTTCTCTAGGACACCTGCTCTGTGGTTTAACACTGTCAGAGATCAACAGACTGGACCCCTACAACCTCAG CATGGCTGCTCTGTTCCTGAGGGAGCTGGCCCTGCCGTGTTCAGAGCAGCAGATGGAGGCTCTGACCGCCCGTCTCTCCAGTCCTCAGGCCTTTGGCCCCGTCAGTACCTGGGGCCCAGAGGTCTTCACTGAGATCGGCACACTAGCAG cgGGTCTGGAGGACATGGTTCTGTCTGCTCTGGTACAGGAGCAGATGGAGGGGCTCATCCCCGAAGCTATCGCCCTGATTCCCCCCACAAAGATGGCT GTGGTATTCAGTGCGGTCCAGCTGTCGTGGCTGAATGTGGAGCAGGCGTGGGTGGTCACAGAGAAGCAGTGGGCGGAGCTGAACAGTGGGCAGAGACATGCCTTGGGCCTGGCGCAGTATGAGGGGGATGTCCTGTTAGAGCACAGAG GGAGGAATGTGGCCCCGGCAACACGGTCAGCTGACAGCCTCACTGTGTGCTTATTGTCTCTATGCTGTATGTTATGGCAACTATCGTGCAACACACAGTAa